One Deinococcus grandis DNA window includes the following coding sequences:
- a CDS encoding SGNH/GDSL hydrolase family protein, protein MAESVLTNTDANFQAFRAATTYAQQRAQAAENARAAIAGLIPDAQAAANAKADALLAAGAKADALLAAGAKANALLAAGLLPDLRAARLAATATAGLIAHEGGDHTTIPAGAGVYRIMTGTEVGQVWERVAGGGVLRRPELEAAAAADVQALRLGSVDDLATLPALPGDVLMVAGSRGGRFVVKPAADAPPADGGVVFALPGDRVAVREREGRVRGVWYGLVPDGDLTLAGAGTDNADALDALFGAVNRYGGLIDIDAGVYRTSRRLPVLGSKPFRLEAGGVSLVFSVKDTGSSGVGMPMLTLYQARSWYANIGLIRQLGLPDPSRDITEGHAPAGIAPAGWGDPFQLRSDLPAARYWRTHNDHGISVFGCQDYELHATVDGVRGMGTVVSGCSYGRAYLTVRRSLADGVHIHGGSSFNHFTVHADHTGDDSAAMVRKTGEPEMVGNVLDATSEWSLARGIVVSGTTNAHVLRADARYAWKEGVLVAAEALEGELTLYTRVAEAAAFACNQARDPESSGTAGIREGYPNAPHQQRYTEWGSIRAINNLGAGVRLEGQFTTVQSIYSQGNAYPDRITAQADLRVGTHQSLDQPAPIYGDVTNLSVDVIRTLRSTGTLQVTGAGPVDLRRVTTDAPLVLDSMTDLTLGTMQAQSISLGNISLIRGGDWRLDSAPVAAAAFTNVNNVLVESLNVRNPNRTNDPNGRALFLSGVQDLTIHRYRLETDDRFVRLIEINGSASSGVRLPDVQAIMTSPDTTGNIFVNGNAAGITYRARVSNDAGAHYVLRERDDAAAVAARSPQDEVVAWGDSITQGITSTMSYPYLLSALLPHRRPAINMGIAGQTTRMIQARAGGEAVTFTVAGGSLSAAGDFAALTLADGSVDLLRSDVVRSLRGTLAGRPGVLKRDPPLDGGAYYFFPDPAATATAAAGSVPFVPDADAYRRMCNIIWSGRNDDLTTSAGRDVVAARIGTMVGRLQWPREFLVIGVLNATTEALGTSQCEGIKAHNASMAAAYGVRFLDPRAVLCVNADGSARADGTPNPAWMYDPVHPNDAGQWRLAQAIAAKAATFGWQQ, encoded by the coding sequence ATGGCTGAATCCGTACTCACCAACACCGACGCGAACTTCCAGGCGTTCCGGGCAGCCACGACGTACGCGCAGCAGCGCGCACAGGCTGCCGAGAACGCCCGCGCGGCCATCGCCGGTCTCATCCCAGACGCACAGGCCGCCGCCAACGCGAAGGCAGATGCCCTGCTGGCCGCCGGCGCGAAGGCGGACGCCTTGCTGGCAGCTGGCGCGAAAGCCAACGCCCTGCTGGCCGCTGGTCTCCTGCCGGATCTGCGAGCCGCGCGGCTCGCCGCAACCGCGACCGCCGGACTCATCGCGCACGAGGGGGGCGACCACACCACCATCCCGGCCGGAGCTGGGGTGTACCGAATCATGACCGGCACGGAGGTCGGGCAGGTCTGGGAGCGCGTGGCCGGTGGTGGCGTGCTGCGCCGCCCGGAACTGGAGGCCGCTGCCGCCGCCGATGTGCAGGCCCTGCGACTGGGCAGCGTGGATGACCTCGCGACGCTGCCGGCCTTGCCGGGGGACGTGCTCATGGTGGCGGGCAGCCGTGGCGGTCGCTTCGTCGTGAAACCCGCTGCCGACGCCCCTCCGGCGGACGGTGGCGTGGTGTTTGCCCTGCCCGGTGACCGCGTGGCCGTGCGCGAACGTGAGGGTCGCGTGCGGGGCGTCTGGTACGGCCTGGTGCCGGATGGTGACCTCACCCTGGCCGGGGCGGGGACGGACAACGCCGACGCGCTCGACGCGCTGTTCGGCGCCGTGAACCGTTACGGGGGCCTGATCGACATCGACGCGGGCGTGTACCGCACCAGCCGCCGCCTGCCCGTCCTGGGCAGCAAGCCCTTCCGCCTGGAGGCCGGGGGCGTCAGTCTGGTGTTCAGCGTCAAGGACACCGGCTCGTCCGGCGTGGGCATGCCGATGCTCACGCTGTACCAGGCGCGCAGCTGGTACGCCAACATCGGCCTGATCCGCCAGCTGGGCCTCCCCGACCCCAGCCGCGACATCACCGAGGGGCACGCGCCCGCCGGGATCGCGCCCGCCGGGTGGGGCGACCCGTTCCAGCTGCGATCCGATCTGCCCGCCGCCCGCTACTGGCGCACGCACAACGACCACGGGATCAGCGTGTTCGGCTGCCAGGACTACGAGCTGCACGCGACCGTGGACGGCGTGCGTGGCATGGGCACCGTCGTGAGCGGCTGCAGTTACGGCCGGGCGTACCTCACGGTGCGCCGCAGCCTCGCGGACGGCGTGCACATCCACGGGGGCAGCAGCTTCAACCATTTCACGGTGCACGCCGATCACACGGGGGACGACAGCGCCGCGATGGTCCGCAAGACGGGCGAGCCGGAGATGGTGGGCAACGTGCTGGACGCCACGAGCGAGTGGAGTCTCGCGCGCGGGATCGTCGTGAGCGGCACCACCAACGCGCACGTGCTGCGCGCCGACGCCCGCTATGCGTGGAAAGAAGGCGTGCTCGTGGCGGCCGAGGCGCTGGAGGGGGAACTGACGCTGTACACCCGAGTGGCGGAGGCCGCCGCGTTCGCGTGCAACCAGGCGCGCGACCCGGAGAGCAGCGGCACGGCCGGCATCCGCGAGGGGTACCCGAACGCGCCGCATCAGCAGCGGTACACCGAGTGGGGCAGCATCCGCGCCATCAACAACCTCGGCGCCGGCGTCCGCCTCGAAGGGCAGTTCACGACCGTGCAGAGCATCTACAGTCAGGGCAATGCGTACCCGGACCGGATCACGGCGCAGGCGGACCTGCGGGTCGGGACGCACCAGAGCCTCGACCAGCCCGCCCCGATCTACGGGGACGTCACGAACCTGTCCGTGGACGTGATCCGCACGCTGCGCAGCACCGGCACCCTCCAGGTGACCGGCGCGGGCCCGGTGGATCTGCGGCGGGTCACGACCGACGCGCCCCTGGTGCTCGACAGCATGACCGACCTGACCCTGGGCACCATGCAGGCGCAGTCGATCAGCCTGGGCAACATCAGCCTGATCCGCGGCGGGGACTGGCGGCTGGACAGCGCGCCGGTCGCGGCGGCGGCATTCACCAACGTCAACAACGTGCTCGTGGAGAGCCTGAACGTGCGGAACCCGAACCGCACGAACGATCCCAACGGGCGGGCGCTGTTCCTCTCGGGCGTGCAGGACCTGACGATCCACCGCTACCGCCTGGAAACGGACGACCGCTTCGTCCGCCTGATCGAGATCAACGGCTCGGCCAGCAGCGGCGTGCGCCTCCCGGACGTGCAGGCGATCATGACCAGCCCGGACACCACCGGGAACATCTTCGTGAACGGCAACGCGGCGGGGATCACGTACCGCGCCCGGGTCAGCAACGATGCCGGGGCGCACTACGTGCTGCGCGAACGGGACGATGCGGCGGCCGTGGCGGCCCGCTCGCCGCAGGACGAGGTGGTGGCCTGGGGGGACAGCATCACGCAGGGGATCACCAGCACCATGAGTTACCCCTACCTGTTGAGTGCCCTGCTGCCACACCGCCGCCCAGCCATCAATATGGGGATCGCGGGGCAGACCACCCGGATGATCCAGGCGCGCGCCGGTGGGGAGGCCGTGACCTTTACGGTGGCCGGCGGGTCGCTCTCGGCGGCCGGGGACTTCGCGGCCCTGACCCTGGCCGATGGGAGCGTAGATCTGCTGCGTTCGGACGTGGTGCGCTCCCTGCGGGGGACGCTGGCCGGGCGCCCTGGGGTGCTCAAACGCGACCCGCCACTGGACGGGGGCGCCTACTACTTCTTCCCCGACCCGGCGGCCACCGCGACGGCGGCGGCGGGCTCGGTGCCGTTCGTGCCGGATGCCGACGCCTACCGCCGCATGTGCAACATCATCTGGTCCGGGCGCAACGACGACCTGACGACGAGTGCCGGGCGGGACGTGGTGGCCGCGCGCATTGGGACGATGGTGGGCCGCCTCCAGTGGCCGCGCGAGTTCCTGGTGATCGGCGTCCTGAACGCCACCACCGAAGCCCTCGGCACCTCGCAGTGCGAGGGCATCAAGGCCCACAACGCATCGATGGCAGCGGCGTACGGGGTGCGGTTCCTGGACCCGAGGGCCGTGCTGTGCGTCAACGCGGATGGCAGTGCACGCGCGGATGGCACGCCGAATCCCGCATGGATGTACGACCCGGTGCACCCGAACGATGCGGGGCAGTGGCGCCTGGCGCAGGCCATCGCCGCGAAGGCCGCCACGTTCGGCTGGCAGCAGTAG
- a CDS encoding glycoside hydrolase family 108 protein: protein MTIDFEKAHEFTAKWEGGYVNHPADKGGPTNLGVTQAVWESWCRERGLPVKPMKTLVMADVLPLYEARYWPAASGLPWPLSGVAYDIAVNHGPGNLRLMLGSVPATGTPAERAARLIDAREQFFQNIVKARPSQQVFLKGWLRRVAAQRDWLAEQAARPPVPRVFLRGTGGENVLWDGKPTIYNGSRLTLYPDGALQLERE, encoded by the coding sequence ATGACGATTGACTTCGAGAAGGCCCACGAGTTCACTGCGAAGTGGGAAGGGGGGTACGTGAACCACCCGGCGGACAAGGGCGGCCCGACGAACCTGGGCGTGACCCAGGCCGTGTGGGAAAGCTGGTGCCGGGAGCGCGGCCTGCCCGTGAAGCCCATGAAGACGCTCGTCATGGCGGACGTACTGCCGCTGTACGAGGCGCGGTACTGGCCCGCCGCGTCCGGCCTGCCCTGGCCGCTGAGTGGCGTGGCGTACGACATCGCCGTGAACCACGGCCCAGGCAACCTGCGGCTGATGCTGGGCAGCGTCCCGGCGACAGGCACCCCGGCGGAGCGCGCGGCCCGGCTGATCGATGCGCGGGAGCAGTTCTTCCAGAACATCGTCAAGGCGCGGCCCAGCCAGCAGGTCTTCCTGAAGGGCTGGCTCAGACGGGTGGCGGCCCAGCGTGACTGGCTCGCTGAGCAAGCGGCGCGCCCGCCGGTCCCGCGTGTGTTCCTGCGGGGCACCGGCGGGGAGAACGTCCTGTGGGATGGGAAACCCACGATCTACAACGGCTCACGCCTGACCCTGTACCCGGACGGTGCGCTGCAGCTGGAACGCGAGTAA
- a CDS encoding phosphoribosyltransferase, producing the protein MSAPPLTTGHTAQACQDALMQAGAPQVYVAVVAR; encoded by the coding sequence ATGAGTGCGCCTCCACTCACCACCGGGCACACCGCGCAGGCCTGCCAGGACGCCCTGATGCAGGCGGGCGCGCCACAGGTGTACGTGGCGGTCGTCGCCCGCTGA
- a CDS encoding DUF1684 domain-containing protein gives MTASAYEAAVLDFRRRKDEHFAAGRGPVNPAAFAGLSYYPPDEAWAFTVLLEPLPQDDAGAEWTLETNTGETRTMARVGQVQLPLPDGERTLLVFAPLGEERPERVFIPFRDATSGDTTYGAGRYLDAPLDRQLGGDGALVRVDFNLAYHPYCAYGEGWTCPLPPRENWLPDAVTAGERLS, from the coding sequence GTGACCGCCTCGGCGTACGAGGCGGCGGTGCTGGACTTCCGCCGCCGCAAGGACGAGCACTTCGCGGCGGGGCGCGGTCCGGTGAACCCGGCGGCGTTCGCGGGCCTGTCGTACTACCCGCCGGACGAGGCGTGGGCGTTCACGGTGCTGCTCGAGCCGCTGCCGCAGGATGACGCGGGCGCGGAGTGGACGCTGGAGACGAACACGGGCGAGACGCGCACCATGGCCCGCGTCGGGCAGGTGCAGCTGCCCCTCCCGGACGGCGAGCGGACGCTGCTGGTGTTCGCCCCGCTGGGTGAGGAGCGCCCGGAGCGGGTGTTCATTCCGTTCCGTGACGCCACCAGTGGCGACACCACGTACGGCGCGGGCCGTTACCTGGACGCGCCCCTGGACCGGCAACTGGGCGGGGACGGCGCGCTGGTGCGGGTCGATTTCAATCTGGCGTACCACCCGTACTGCGCGTACGGAGAAGGCTGGACCTGCCCGCTCCCGCCCCGCGAGAACTGGCTACCGGACGCGGTGACGGCCGGCGAACGCCTGAGCTGA
- a CDS encoding RNA-binding S4 domain-containing protein: MTGERGYPEQDTIDLQDFLKMRGMVETGGEAKFRVQGGEVRLNGEIETRRRKKLRRGDIVEYAGERVRVDF, translated from the coding sequence ATGACTGGCGAACGAGGGTACCCCGAGCAGGACACGATCGACCTTCAGGACTTCCTGAAGATGCGCGGCATGGTGGAGACGGGCGGCGAGGCGAAGTTCCGCGTGCAGGGCGGCGAGGTGCGCCTGAACGGGGAGATCGAGACTCGCCGCCGCAAGAAACTGCGCCGGGGGGACATCGTGGAGTACGCCGGGGAGCGCGTGCGGGTGGATTTCTAA
- a CDS encoding Ig domain-containing protein, whose protein sequence is MAHSRFAARQGLGVLLACALPAFGLVACGQDLTGTSSTSARDALYFNDRASGLPPVYLQEPYSAPIEVAGGAGPYTVRRIEGTLPPGLNLTGNGTTLSGTPTKTGTYTFTLEVTDSTLSSKQKSYTLNVQELPPLSLSLTLPTGEIRGETRVPLLIAAPRSVRAARVTWTLPANVTVTRVQPEGGALVFWRQDGPRLTVDLGFKAVPRSGARVALISVKPGAPVTLSSPDLGYEARGGDGKVLAQKLTAAEQKTLDEQKAAEQKAAQEKAAQEKAAQEKAPEAKPGDVKPGTSTPTDAPKTGTDTTPPGEAPKTAPPKTEPTPTPPPSGGTGGGK, encoded by the coding sequence ATGGCACATTCGCGTTTCGCTGCCCGGCAGGGGCTGGGCGTCCTGCTGGCCTGCGCGCTGCCCGCCTTCGGGCTGGTCGCGTGCGGGCAGGACCTGACCGGCACGTCCAGCACCAGTGCGCGCGACGCGCTGTACTTCAACGACCGCGCCAGCGGCCTGCCCCCGGTGTACCTGCAGGAACCGTATTCGGCGCCCATCGAGGTCGCGGGCGGCGCCGGGCCGTACACCGTGCGCCGGATCGAGGGCACCCTCCCACCGGGCCTGAACCTGACCGGGAACGGCACGACCCTGAGCGGCACGCCCACGAAGACCGGGACGTACACCTTCACGCTGGAGGTCACGGACTCCACGCTGAGCAGCAAGCAGAAGTCGTACACCCTGAACGTGCAGGAACTCCCGCCGCTGAGCCTCAGCCTGACCCTGCCGACTGGTGAGATCCGCGGCGAGACGCGGGTGCCGCTGCTGATCGCCGCGCCGCGCAGCGTGCGGGCCGCGCGTGTCACGTGGACGCTCCCGGCGAACGTGACAGTCACGCGCGTGCAGCCCGAGGGCGGCGCGCTGGTGTTCTGGCGGCAGGACGGCCCGCGCCTGACGGTGGACCTGGGCTTCAAGGCGGTGCCGCGCAGCGGCGCGCGCGTGGCGCTGATCAGCGTGAAGCCGGGCGCGCCCGTCACCCTGAGCAGCCCCGACCTGGGCTACGAGGCGCGCGGCGGGGACGGCAAGGTCCTCGCGCAGAAACTGACGGCCGCCGAGCAGAAGACACTCGACGAACAGAAGGCCGCCGAGCAGAAAGCCGCCCAGGAGAAAGCAGCGCAGGAGAAGGCGGCGCAGGAGAAAGCCCCGGAGGCGAAACCGGGTGACGTGAAGCCCGGCACTTCCACCCCGACCGACGCGCCGAAGACCGGGACGGACACCACCCCGCCGGGCGAGGCGCCGAAGACGGCCCCGCCGAAGACCGAGCCGACTCCCACTCCTCCGCCCTCGGGCGGCACCGGGGGTGGCAAGTGA
- a CDS encoding insulinase family protein, which translates to MTIMDSLPAAPRVGETLGRYTVERVEPLPEMQGTLVLLRHELGARHAHVIRADDNAAFGVTFPTVPQDSTGVAHILEHVVLMGSQRFPVPDPFFSMLPRSLNTFMNAMTASDWTTYPFSTRNEKDFFNLLAVYLDATFFPLMRYESFRQDGHRFEFATPDDPTTPLKLQGVVYNEMKGAMASPGSVMWRAFGKALYPDLTYANNSGGAPEEIPNLTYEGLRAFHAAHYHPSNAFFYTYGQLPLARILDTIENHVMANFAPQTLDVSIPDQPPFDAPRHESAVYPGTDVERGAQVLVGWKLGHSSDPDLNLRWSVLSDVLLGNPAAPLTRPLIESGLGSALADGSGYRDNFREGAFAAGLKGLPAGKAAQVETLVLRTLEEIATQGIEPELIESSLHQFEIAQKEVSNSGYPYALGVMFRLLGPWMQGGDPVTGLRLDAQLGRLRADLAQGAVFEPMLRDLLANPHRVTLEVAPDPALAERAEADEAALVERLSASFTDEDRARIVADSLRLKELQGQEADRSVLPTLGLEDIPTAAPAVTYHTEQPGRARVARAAQPTGGLTYLDVQLRLPALPDDLLDALPLYTFAVTRSGAAGQDYVSLARRIEAVTGGVSAAVGVGTPPDDLNAVRLAVTFSGKALARNAPALVGVLRDLIAAPEFTRDRLEQLLKQRLAGLKASVVQAGNAYAERLAAAQLNATGAVQERFSGLTALATLKATVEGEGGLDDLLERFGRLRDLIRTAEPLLALTATPDDLNLDLTPLTDLFSGDAPVGRPAPTLPTRAPQARTTDVPVSYNAVAFPTVPYTHPDSPALLVLSRVLRSEYLLPELREKGGAYGGAASFDPREGVFAMSSYRDPHVTRTYQVFKDARTFLNGDLGERELTEAILSASKILDPLTSPDTAGRRRIYGDHAGYTQDLEQTYKARLLAVTLDDLRRVMDTYLTPERATYGVVTGRDPNSDDLAALGLTFDVQAI; encoded by the coding sequence ATGACGATCATGGATTCACTGCCCGCCGCGCCGCGCGTCGGCGAGACGCTGGGCCGCTATACCGTCGAACGGGTCGAACCCCTGCCGGAGATGCAGGGCACGCTGGTGCTGCTGCGCCACGAACTGGGCGCCCGGCACGCGCACGTGATCCGCGCGGACGACAACGCCGCGTTCGGCGTGACCTTCCCCACCGTCCCGCAGGACAGTACCGGCGTGGCGCACATCCTCGAACACGTGGTCCTCATGGGCAGCCAGCGCTTCCCAGTGCCGGACCCGTTCTTCTCGATGCTGCCCAGGTCGCTGAACACGTTCATGAACGCCATGACCGCCAGCGACTGGACGACCTACCCGTTCTCCACGCGCAACGAGAAGGACTTCTTCAACCTGCTGGCCGTGTACCTGGACGCGACGTTCTTCCCGCTGATGCGCTACGAGAGCTTCCGGCAGGACGGGCACCGCTTCGAATTCGCCACGCCGGACGATCCCACCACGCCGCTGAAGTTGCAGGGCGTCGTGTACAACGAGATGAAGGGCGCCATGGCCAGCCCCGGTTCGGTCATGTGGCGCGCGTTCGGCAAGGCGCTTTACCCGGACTTGACGTACGCGAACAACAGCGGCGGCGCCCCCGAGGAGATCCCGAACCTGACCTACGAGGGCCTGCGGGCCTTCCACGCGGCGCACTACCACCCCAGCAACGCGTTCTTCTACACGTACGGGCAGCTGCCGCTGGCGCGCATCCTGGACACCATCGAGAACCACGTCATGGCGAACTTCGCGCCGCAGACGCTGGACGTCAGCATCCCCGACCAGCCCCCCTTCGACGCGCCCCGCCACGAGAGCGCCGTGTACCCCGGCACGGACGTCGAACGCGGCGCGCAGGTCCTCGTCGGCTGGAAGCTCGGGCATTCCAGCGACCCGGACCTGAACCTGCGCTGGAGCGTCCTGAGTGACGTGCTGCTGGGCAACCCCGCCGCGCCCCTGACCCGCCCGCTGATCGAGTCCGGGCTGGGCAGCGCCCTGGCGGACGGCAGCGGCTACCGCGACAACTTCCGCGAGGGGGCCTTCGCCGCCGGACTCAAGGGCCTCCCCGCCGGGAAGGCCGCCCAGGTCGAGACGCTCGTGCTGCGCACCCTGGAGGAGATCGCCACGCAGGGCATCGAGCCGGAACTGATCGAGAGCAGCCTCCACCAGTTCGAGATCGCGCAGAAGGAGGTCAGCAACAGCGGCTACCCCTACGCGCTGGGCGTGATGTTCCGCCTGCTCGGCCCCTGGATGCAGGGCGGCGACCCCGTCACGGGCCTGCGCCTCGACGCGCAACTGGGGCGCCTGCGGGCCGACCTCGCGCAGGGCGCGGTGTTCGAACCGATGCTCCGTGACCTGCTCGCCAACCCCCACCGCGTCACGCTGGAAGTCGCCCCTGATCCCGCCCTGGCCGAACGCGCCGAGGCCGACGAGGCCGCGCTGGTCGAGCGTCTCAGCGCCAGCTTCACCGACGAGGACCGCGCCCGGATCGTCGCGGACAGCCTGCGCCTGAAGGAACTCCAGGGTCAGGAGGCCGACCGCAGCGTCCTGCCCACCCTGGGCCTGGAGGACATCCCCACCGCCGCGCCCGCCGTGACCTACCACACCGAGCAGCCCGGCCGCGCCCGCGTGGCCCGCGCCGCGCAGCCCACCGGCGGCCTCACGTACCTGGACGTGCAACTGCGCCTCCCGGCCCTGCCGGACGACCTGCTGGACGCGCTGCCGCTGTACACCTTCGCCGTGACCCGCAGCGGCGCCGCCGGGCAGGACTACGTGAGCCTCGCGCGCCGCATCGAGGCCGTCACGGGCGGCGTCAGTGCCGCCGTCGGCGTGGGCACCCCCCCGGACGACCTGAACGCCGTGCGGCTCGCCGTGACCTTCAGCGGCAAGGCCCTGGCCCGCAACGCCCCCGCCCTGGTGGGCGTGCTGCGCGACCTGATCGCCGCGCCCGAATTCACCCGCGACCGCCTGGAGCAGCTGCTCAAGCAGCGCCTCGCGGGCCTGAAAGCCAGCGTCGTGCAGGCCGGGAACGCCTACGCCGAACGCCTCGCCGCCGCGCAGCTGAACGCCACGGGCGCCGTGCAGGAACGCTTCAGCGGCCTGACCGCCCTCGCCACCCTGAAAGCCACCGTCGAAGGCGAAGGCGGGCTGGACGACCTCCTGGAGCGCTTCGGGCGCCTGCGCGACCTGATCCGCACGGCGGAACCCCTCCTCGCGCTGACCGCCACGCCCGACGACCTGAACCTCGACCTGACCCCCCTCACGGACCTGTTCAGCGGCGACGCCCCCGTCGGCCGCCCCGCCCCCACCCTGCCCACGCGCGCCCCCCAGGCCCGCACGACCGACGTGCCCGTCTCGTACAACGCCGTCGCGTTCCCCACCGTCCCCTACACCCACCCCGACAGCCCCGCCCTGCTCGTCCTGTCCCGCGTCCTGCGCAGCGAGTACCTGCTGCCCGAACTGCGCGAGAAAGGCGGCGCGTACGGCGGCGCCGCCAGCTTCGACCCGCGCGAAGGCGTGTTCGCCATGAGCAGCTACCGCGACCCGCACGTCACCCGCACCTACCAGGTGTTCAAAGACGCCCGCACCTTCCTGAACGGCGACCTGGGCGAACGCGAACTGACCGAAGCGATCCTCTCCGCCAGCAAGATCCTCGACCCCCTCACCAGCCCCGACACCGCCGGCCGCCGCCGCATCTACGGCGACCACGCCGGCTACACCCAGGACCTCGAACAGACCTACAAAGCCCGCCTCCTGGCCGTCACCCTGGACGACCTGCGCCGCGTCATGGACACCTACCTCACCCCGGAACGTGCCACGTACGGCGTCGTCACCGGCCGCGACCCCAACAGCGACGACCTCGCCGCACTGGGCCTGACATTCGACGTACAGGCCATCTGA
- a CDS encoding S41 family peptidase, giving the protein MTADWIDRAAAERDEQAFQTLLEDHYAYLHASGFGQELPGLLADALRGAPERQDRGEWAQALQGVLSRSVDGHARVREFRPLPGAIPALMHVSGDRVVAVRPDRSGFLLPDFPFLTAIDGLGVEAWLAQVGTLVAGSGASWRRERTVSGLHLIQQSRRRLGRPETDTATLTLSDGTGSREVQVPVVPERPEYGVWPAPQSRWIGDVGYLRLPAMTPRAAPEIARWLPEFGSARGLIVDVRGNPGGMRDVFLPLLRALLPREAGPRVVNVAASRQLDAEGAERLAGRHLHPVDGPHWTDAERAAVAETMSTFRPTWTPPAESFSGWYAQVVHPAAPDEPRVTCPVVVLTDGQCFSATDIFLSGVQGLPGVTLLGETSGGGSGSPRVHALPSGLQFRVASMASFRPSGELIEGHGSVVDVRVPAAPESFLAGGMDNVLQAALSGFQFH; this is encoded by the coding sequence ATGACTGCAGACTGGATAGACCGGGCCGCAGCGGAACGGGACGAGCAGGCGTTCCAGACGCTGCTGGAGGATCACTACGCTTACCTGCACGCCAGCGGGTTCGGGCAGGAACTGCCGGGGCTGCTCGCGGACGCGCTGCGGGGGGCGCCCGAGCGGCAGGACCGGGGCGAGTGGGCGCAGGCGCTGCAGGGCGTGCTGTCCCGCAGCGTGGACGGGCACGCCCGCGTGCGGGAGTTCCGGCCGCTGCCCGGCGCGATTCCCGCGCTGATGCACGTGTCCGGCGACCGGGTGGTGGCCGTCCGGCCTGACCGGTCCGGGTTCCTGCTGCCGGACTTCCCGTTCCTGACGGCCATCGATGGCCTGGGGGTGGAGGCGTGGCTGGCCCAGGTGGGGACGCTGGTCGCGGGGAGCGGCGCGTCGTGGCGGCGTGAGCGGACCGTGAGTGGCCTGCACCTGATCCAGCAGTCGCGGCGGCGCCTGGGACGGCCCGAGACGGACACGGCGACCCTGACGCTCTCGGACGGGACGGGCAGTCGGGAGGTGCAGGTTCCAGTGGTGCCGGAGCGGCCGGAGTACGGCGTGTGGCCCGCGCCGCAGTCCCGCTGGATCGGTGACGTGGGGTACCTGCGCCTGCCGGCCATGACGCCCCGCGCCGCGCCGGAGATCGCGCGGTGGCTGCCGGAATTCGGGTCGGCGCGGGGGTTGATCGTGGACGTGCGCGGGAACCCCGGTGGCATGCGGGACGTGTTCCTGCCGCTGCTGCGGGCGCTGCTGCCCCGCGAGGCCGGGCCGCGGGTCGTGAATGTCGCCGCGAGCCGCCAGCTGGACGCCGAGGGTGCCGAGCGGCTCGCGGGCCGTCACCTGCACCCGGTGGACGGCCCGCACTGGACGGACGCGGAGCGGGCCGCAGTCGCGGAGACCATGAGCACATTCAGGCCGACCTGGACGCCTCCGGCAGAGTCGTTCAGCGGGTGGTACGCGCAGGTGGTTCACCCGGCGGCGCCGGACGAGCCGCGCGTGACCTGCCCGGTGGTCGTCCTGACCGACGGCCAGTGCTTCAGCGCCACCGACATCTTCCTGAGTGGCGTGCAGGGGCTGCCGGGCGTCACGCTGCTCGGCGAGACGAGCGGGGGCGGCAGCGGTTCCCCGCGCGTCCACGCGCTGCCCAGTGGCCTGCAGTTCCGGGTGGCGTCCATGGCGTCGTTCCGGCCGTCCGGCGAACTGATCGAAGGGCACGGCAGCGTGGTGGACGTGCGCGTGCCCGCCGCGCCGGAATCGTTCCTGGCAGGCGGCATGGACAACGTGCTGCAGGCCGCCCTCAGCGGTTTCCAGTTCCATTGA